CAATGACTTTTTTATCGCCTTTCATAGGTAACTCCTCCGTTCCGGTATCTAAAGCGTAGATCCGGTTCAGAGTAAGTCAAAAAAAAGGCACACTTTTTAACTAAGTATTTTTACGCGATGTTTTTGAACTCAGGAATTTGCTGTAATTCATCTTCCATTATTTGTCGTGCCGCACGAACACATTTGCCACATTGCGTTCCTACCGGAACAAAACTCCTCAACTGTTGGAACGTTTGCGGCTGGTAACGTCTGACTGCCTGTCTGATCGTTTTATCACTGACTGAATTGCACAAACACACGTACATATAAACCACGCTTCGCATAAATCTTGAACTAACTGTAAATGAGAATGGTTATTATTGCAAATGCAGTTTGAACGCTTTTGCACACAAATTTTAGGCAATAAAAAAGGGTGCCGAAGCACCCTTTTTTTGCTCTTAATTATCAGCGATTAAGCGATAACTTTAGCAACAACACCAGCACCTACAGTACGGCCGCCTTCACGGATTGCGAAACGCAGACCGTCATCCATCGCGATTGGGTGGATCAGGGTAACAACCATGTTCACGTTGTCACCAGGCATAACCATCTCAACGCCTTCTGGCAGTTCGATAGTACCGGTCACGTCAGTTGTACGGAAGTAGAACTGTGGACGGTAGCCTTTGAAGAATGGAGTATGACGACCACCTTCATCTTTGCTCAGGATGTACACTTCGGAATCAAACTTGGTGTGTGGTTTGATTGAACCTGGTTTAGCCAGAACCTGACCACGTTCGATATCTTCACGTTTGATACCACGCAGCAGAACACCAACGTTCTCACCAGCACGGCCTTCGTCCAGCAGTTTGCGGAACATTTCAACGCCAGTACAAGTAGACTTAACAGTGTCCTTGATACCGACGATTTCAACTTCTTCGCCCACTTTAACGATACCACGCTCTACACGACCGGTAACAACTGTACCACGGCCGGAGATGGAGAATACGTCTTCGATTGGCAGCAGGAATGGCTTATCGATAGCACGCTCTGGCAGTGGAATGTAGCTGTCCAGTGCTTCTGCCAGTTCGATGATTTTCG
This genomic interval from Rahnella aceris contains the following:
- the tuf gene encoding elongation factor Tu — translated: MSKEKFERNKPHVNVGTIGHVDHGKTTLTAAITTVLAKTYGGSARAFDQIDNAPEEKARGITINTSHVEYDTPTRHYAHVDCPGHADYVKNMITGAAQMDGAILVVAATDGPMPQTREHILLGRQVGVPYMIVFMNKCDMVDDEELLELVEMEVRELLSAYEFPGDDIPVIKGSALKALEGDATWEAKIIELAEALDSYIPLPERAIDKPFLLPIEDVFSISGRGTVVTGRVERGIVKVGEEVEIVGIKDTVKSTCTGVEMFRKLLDEGRAGENVGVLLRGIKREDIERGQVLAKPGSIKPHTKFDSEVYILSKDEGGRHTPFFKGYRPQFYFRTTDVTGTIELPEGVEMVMPGDNVNMVVTLIHPIAMDDGLRFAIREGGRTVGAGVVAKVIA
- the bfd gene encoding bacterioferritin-associated ferredoxin; protein product: MYVCLCNSVSDKTIRQAVRRYQPQTFQQLRSFVPVGTQCGKCVRAARQIMEDELQQIPEFKNIA